CTGGCACCTGCACCCTGTGACCCTGCAAAAGAGAAGCAATAATAGGAAATGGATGTACCGTTTGTTTGATTCATTCAGATGGCAGGGCAACAGCGCAGCACATCATATGCTGTTGATATTTACAAAATATTGTTTGCTGGGTATGTGTTTATTGTCCTTTTTGCTAATGTCAATGCAGCTCTGGCGGGTGGACACGGGTCCAGATGGGAAAGCAGTGGTGGAGTTTCTGTCTAATCTGGCAAGACATACCAAAGCTGTCAACGTCGTGCGCTTTAGTCCAAACGGAGATCTGCTTGCTTCAGGAGGAGATGGTATGTTGCATTTAAGGATTATAGGAGACAGTGTAAAGGTGGCATTTTTGAAATACCCTGTGCTTTATTAATCAAATGGTTGTCATTGAATGCAGATGCAGCAATTCTGCTTTGGAAGATCAATGACTCCAAGGAGCCTGAGCAGACCCCTGTGTATCAGGACGATGAAGATGCTCAGCTCAACAAGGAGAGCTGGTCTGTGGTCAAGATACTGAGGTATGCAACTTGTGTGACTTTGTTCCCACTAAGTAAGAATGATTTAGCAACAGTTTCCAACAGACTGTTCtgcctttttttctgtgaataGCACACCTAGAGAACAATTTAATCAATTTACAGATATTTGTGTACTGTGTTGCTCTAAATTTCTCCTATATTGTGATTATTGTGTTTTGATTCTTTCTTCAGGGGACACATAGAGGATGTGTATGACATCTGCTGGACACGAGATGGAAACTTCATGGTGTCTGGTTCTGTTGACAACACAGCTGTCATGTGGGACATTAACAAAGGTTTGCTTAAACTGATAAATAAGAAATCTATGTTTGATAAATAAGAAATCTATGTTTGATCAatcttcattttaatctgtCAAATTCCAATATTTATGTAATACTAATACACGGTACTGTCAAATATCtattgtagttttatttttgccttgtttttattattttgtttgaaaCTTACTTTGTGTTTAGGGCAGAAAATCTGTATCCTGAATGATCATAAGAGCTACGTTCAGGGAGTGACCTGGGATCCTCTGGGGCAGTACATAGCCACTCTCAGCTGTGACAGGTAGAAAACAGATGTAGATGATCTATACACAAACTAACTATGGTTCTTACTGTCAGTAACAGAGTATTTAGTGTTGTTAACTAGTTACTGACAGTATACATTCAGCTTCTTGTATCTGAAGATGTTCTTCCTTCCTTTCAGAGTGATGCGTGTTTACAGTGTTCATACCAAGAAGAAAACCTTCTGTGTCAGCAAAATGAGCTCTGGATCACCTGCAGACGGGGAGGTCAGtagaggaaaaaagtaaaaattgtattttcgTGCACATTGATTTTGACCTTTACATTTTCACCGTTTTGCCTCTACCTGTTTTTGACTTTGTTCTGCATCAAATCAAGTATACACTATTATGCCAAAAGCATTCATTCACTTGCTTTCACGTATGAATTAGAGTATCATCCCATTCTTAAACCATTAAGATTTAACATGATGTTGGTCCATCCTTTGCCACAATAACAGCTTCAACTCCTCTAGGAAGGTTTTCCACAAGGTTTTCGAAGTGTTTCTGGGAATTTTTGGCTGTTCTTCATGAAGTTCATTTGTAGGTCAGACACTGATGTTAGATGAGAAGGAACACAGTCTCTGCTCTGattcatcccaaaggtgttctGTTGACTGGTCTGTGCAGACCAGTCAAGTTCTTCAACACCAAACAGCTTCTTTTTCAAACACTCATCCAAGTCTTCATGGACTTTGCTTTGTGATGTGATGTTGTAACAGGAAGGGGTGGTCTCCAAACTGTTCCCATAAAATTGGGAACATGAAATTGTCAAAAATCACCCAGTATTCTGCAGCATTAAGAGTTTCTTTCACTGGAGCAAAGGGGTCGAGACCAACTCCCAAAAACTCAATTCCAGACCATAATTATTACTCCCACCCACCAGTCTTTACTTCTGGTATACAGCAGTTTGACCAGTATCGTTCTCCTGGAAACCTCCAAACCCAGACTCGTCCATCAGATTGCCAGATGGAAAAGCGTGATTGGTCACTCCAGAGAACACATCTCCACTCTTCTGGAGTCCAGTGGTGGCGTACTTTACTCCACTGCATCCAACGCTTTGCATCTTTCTGGTGATGTAAAGCTTGGATGCAGCGACTCAGCCATGGAAACCCATTCTATAAAGCTCTCTACGGACAGTTCTGAAgttaatctgaagatgacatgaagTCTGGAGGTCTATTGACTTAGAAAGTTGGTATAATTCTCCATATTTGGTGGTTTAAAGTCGATCACATCTTCTCAGTAATATCCTCAGAAATCTTCCACCACATTCTCTGGTCAGTTAGATTTGTACATGTTTTCAGGGCTGAACATCTTCTTGTTTCCAGGCCAAGCAATTCCGAATGTTCCACGATGACAGCATGAGGTCATTCTTTCGACGGCTTTCATTCACACCAGACGGGTCTTTCCTTCTCGCCCCAGGTACCCTCACATCATGCTCAAAATATGGCTGTTACATAACATTTGTGTGATCACATTTAGCGTACAGTATCTGTAAGGATAATTTGCATAAAGCATCACCTCTGTTTTCACATTTCTAACAGCTGGATGTGTGGAGATTGGAGAAAACGTCATAAATACCACATACATGTTTTCCAGGAAGGGTCTAAAGAGGTAACTTTTGtcacatgttgttttatttagaatattttgtATTCGCTATTGGATGTTTTAACGCTacttacaaataaacacatttcttttttgtgtttttaggcCTATTGCTCATTTACCATGTCCATCTAAAGTTACGCTAGCTGTGCGCTGCTGTCCTGTCTACTTTGAACTGAGGTCCAAGAAGGGAGAAGGCAAGTAGACGCCTTCTTTAGTTAAAGATTACAACCAAGCCCTGTTGTTTTATCGTACAATCCCGTTATattaggggtttttttcttttctccctttcTCAGATGGTTCTATGCAGACGCTTCCCAACATATTCCAGTTGCCGTACCGTATGGTGTTTGCTGTGGCATCTGAGGACTCCATCTTTTTGTATGATACACAGCAGGCCCTTCCTTTTGGCCTGGTGTCCAACGTCCACTACCACACACTCAGCGACATTACATGGTAAAGGAGGACTTTTCTAATGCCTTGTTGCACAGGAAAGCAAACGTTCGATTAGGCTCAAGTAGCTATCAATATTTTGGAATAAACTGAGTTCTGTGTCCTTGTTTCTAAATGATGGCTGTATTTCCTTCAATCAAAAGTTACTTTGACTTCAGGGAGATAAAACTGAAGTTTTACAAGCATGTATGCACAGAAAAATACTACTGTTTTATGTTATATAAAAAGTAAAGGTATTATGATGATTCAGTGTGTGTTGACTTTAAAAGATGCCAGTGTACCTGCAATAATTCATATGACTAAATCCTTTTATTTGTGGATGTCTTCGCTACTTCTGTTTCCCCCTTAGGTCTCGCGATGGTTCTTTCCTAGCTGTGTCTTCTACAGATGGTTACTGCTCCTTCCTATCCCTTTCTTCTGGGGAGTTAGGTACTCCGCTGAAGGAGCCCCCCACTTTGGAGGTATTCACACCAAAGAGTGGCGTTGAGAAAAAGGGCAAGAAATCCTCCAGGACTTCGTCTCCTGGGACCCAGCCACCAAACTCAGCCATGAGTCCTGCATCCCAAATGTGCCTTGGAAAAGAATCCCCCTCTGTAAGCcccccagaggagaagaagagcacCCCCAGCGCCAAATCAAAACCCCAACC
This window of the Antennarius striatus isolate MH-2024 chromosome 12, ASM4005453v1, whole genome shotgun sequence genome carries:
- the chaf1b gene encoding chromatin assembly factor 1 subunit B, translated to MKVVTCEIAWHNKEPVYSLDFQHSSNGRFHRLATAGVDTTVRLWRVDTGPDGKAVVEFLSNLARHTKAVNVVRFSPNGDLLASGGDDAAILLWKINDSKEPEQTPVYQDDEDAQLNKESWSVVKILRGHIEDVYDICWTRDGNFMVSGSVDNTAVMWDINKGQKICILNDHKSYVQGVTWDPLGQYIATLSCDRVMRVYSVHTKKKTFCVSKMSSGSPADGEAKQFRMFHDDSMRSFFRRLSFTPDGSFLLAPAGCVEIGENVINTTYMFSRKGLKRPIAHLPCPSKVTLAVRCCPVYFELRSKKGEDGSMQTLPNIFQLPYRMVFAVASEDSIFLYDTQQALPFGLVSNVHYHTLSDITWSRDGSFLAVSSTDGYCSFLSLSSGELGTPLKEPPTLEVFTPKSGVEKKGKKSSRTSSPGTQPPNSAMSPASQMCLGKESPSVSPPEEKKSTPSAKSKPQPRRITLNTLEGWGKPSSSTATTASAPQTPALPCRSSPSTPPQRGAPLTPSRSSTPTTPSTPKVLSSANSAGPATSKGTTTPKMPTPRRVSLTPVAARSPSVCSLFCAPSSTEKAKHERPSPPVDPVCQPPESKRSKTNAASEKSNVAKAKC